The sequence below is a genomic window from Bradyrhizobium septentrionale.
ATCGGCATCGATTATCAGCAAGTGATCAAGGGCCTCGTGCTGCTCGGCGCCGTCTGCATCGATGTCTACAATCAGCGCCGGTGACTGCCACGCAGTCACACTTCCACGATAGGATGCCGGCGCAACGCAGGAGGATACCGCGTGAAACTGTCTCATGCCGATGCGCTGAACGTCGGAAACATCCTCGCCGAGGTCGGCCGCAGCGAGATCATGCCGCGGTTCCGCCGCGTGCGGGAGATCGAGGTCCGTACCAAGACATCGGCGTTCGACGTGGTCACCGAAGCCGATGAACTTGCCGAGCAGGCGATATCGGCGGCGCTGCTCCGGGCTTTCCCGAATGCGGTCGTGATCGGCGAGGAAGCGACGTCGCGCGATCCGGCCGCGCTCGATCAGGTCGGAACCGCGGAGCTTGCCTTCATCATCGATCCGATCGACGGCACGCGGAACTTCACCTCGAGCCTGCCGCTGTTCTGCACCATGGTGGCCGCCACCATGCGGGGCGAGATCGTGTTCGGCGCGATCCATGATCCTGTGAGCAACGACACGGCATTCGCGCTGCGCGGCGAGGGCGCGTGGCTCGAGATGCCGGACGGCAGGCGGCATGATCTGAAAGTGGCGCCGGCAGTGCCGGTCAAGCAGATGGACGCGGTGGTCGGCGTCAACTTCCTGCCGGAGCCGCTGCGCACGATTGTCGCCGGCAACCTTTCAGGCTTGGCGCCAGTGCCTGGCTCCGATGTGCCGCGCACGAGTATCGCATGGCGGCGTCCGGCCATTGCCATTTGCTGTTCTACAACAAGCTGATGCCGTGGGATCATGCCGCCGGCTGGCTGTTGCATCGCGAGGCCGGCGGCTACAGCGCGCATTTCGACGGATCTCCGTACAAGCCGGTCAACCTGACGGGCGGCCTGCTCTGTGCGCCCGACGAAGAGAGTTGGCATGCGGCACAGCAGGCAATCCTGACGCCGGCCGGATAGGGGTTTGACCTGCGCTTGTGTGTCCCCATACTCGCTGTCGTCCCTGCGGAAGCAGGGACCCATAACCACAGGACTGCATTGTTGAAGAAGGCTGTAGCCCCAGCGCCGCAAGGCAATTGGCATTCGTGGTTATGGGTCCCGGGTCGCGCTTCGCTTGCCCGGGACGACGCGGAATGTGTGGTGCGGCTTGTGAGTCATACGTCCGCATTCTCGCGACATGATTTGTCCGAGCTTTGCATTTCGTTTCGCCGCTCTGAGAGCAGAGGGCGCAGGGAAAGCCGGGTGCCGATCGCACCCATGGGTCCGGTGCAACAAAAAGCACCGGAGGTAGGACCACAGGTGTAACCGGGAACATCCCGGCTTTCCCTGCGCGATGGTTTTACGGCTTACTTCGTGCTCTCCCCGGCGAGACTGGGCTTGTTTGTCACCGTCTCCGCAAAAACGCTTTCGCGTTTTGCGGGGAGACACCGGCCGCTAGGGCGTCAGGACCACACGACTTCGCCGTCCGCATCAGTCACGTTCGTCAGTTGTGACGTCAGCGTCCACCGCATCTCACCACAACACCCGTGACGATGCGCAGCGCCCCTCGATCGGGTGAGACGGAGAATTCATACACCGAGTTGGGTGTTCAGATAAACCGAAATATTTTTGCTGCGGGGGCTTGCGCCGTCGGGCAACTCAGTGATTGGCAATTTCGGCCGGAGCGTCAAAAACCGGCAGATGCCTGATGCGCCGCGCGACAAGTGCCATGAGCGCGGCGGCGGCGAGCGGCGCCAGTTGCAGGCCGTTGGCGCCCGCAGGCACCATGGCGAAGGGCGTCATGTAAAGCGCGGCGAGCGCGATGCGTTCATACGGCAGCCAGCCGTGCGCGAGCGCCTGCGCAATCAGCCACGCGCCCGGGATCGCCAGGATCACCACCTCATAGCTGCCCAGGGATGGCACGCACAGGGCGGTCGCCGCGACCATCAGCGCGATCTCGGCGGCGCCGGCGGGCCGCTTCCGCAGCACCAGGATCAGAACTGATATAGCGACCGCGGCCGCAGCCACCTGAACGAGCCAGGCGGTGTTGCTCGATCCGCCGGCCAGCCTGATCGCGGCGTAGGGGCTCGCGAACTTCTCGAAACCGGGCTCGCCGCCGAGGCTCCAGGCGCTTGCCTCCGGCAGCACGGCAATGAATTTGATCCACGGTTCGATCCCGAAGCAGGCGGTGGCCGCCACGACAAGCACGAGCGTTGTTGCAGCCGCCGCTGCGAGCGCGCGCCAGCGCCGCGTCAGGATCAGCACGAGCGGCGCAAGCAGGGCGACCTGCGGCTTGTAGCTGAAGCAGCCGAGCAGCACGCCCGCGATCACCGGATAGCGGTCCAGCGTCACCGCTGATCCGCCGAGCAGGGCCGCCGAGAATAGCGAGTTCTGTCCGAACAACGCGCACACCCAGACGCCGGGAAAAGCGAGAATGGGAACGACGGACCCGCCCTTGAGGATGGCTCTCACAGCGGCGGCATAGGCGGCGCCGGTCGCGACGATCCAGATGACAGCGGCGGTCGCAAAGGAAACCAGCGCGAAGGGCAGCCAGAACAGCAGTGATGTCGGCGGATAGAAGAACGGTGCGTAGGTCTTCTGACCGAACAGCGCCGCTACGGCGGCGCGGCCCGTATCGCCATAGGCGTCGCCGGCGCGGCCCTCGAGCGCGAGTTTTGCCGCGGTCCAGAATGCCGCGAAGTCAGGGCCGACATCCATCGTCGGCGCAGCCCATGGGATGATCGCGATGCAGCCGATGAACAGCAGGAGAAAGACGCGGGTGAACGCCGTGACGCGATCAGCCGTGAGCCAGTCGGCCTCGCGTAACGCGGAAACCGGCGCGCCTGTGCCGGACGTCTGGCTGCTGGTTGCGCGCCGCGTCACGGCCCCCGGACCTACAGCATCCTGGGGCGTCGCGAGGTGACGCGTAGCATCGTCAGCGAAGGCCAGCCTATGTCCCTCGAGGCCCGACTTTTGCGACATCGGCCGCTTCATCCCAATCGCGTCATGCACGCGCAACATTTGGATCAAATCGTCTAAGGTTGCGTAAACCCGGTCGCTGCAATTGGCCGCGGCACGATCGGAACCCGTCGCGCGACATTGCGCTTGTCCGCGGCCTGTCACGCCGGGCATGGTAAAGGAACCCGCAACGCCGGCAGGTTCCGGGCTGGCAGGCGGACATCTTTGCCTGGCAACGGCAGGATCGCGCCGCCCCACCTGGATTTGGGCGGTTGCCGCCATCGTATGGCTGTGCCGGTTATCGCCGTGAGGCGCTCAGGAACAGCGGCCGGAAGATATCGAGAAATCCGGTCGCCGCCGGCGTCAGCGGACGGTTCTTCAGCCGCAGGATTCCGATCTTGCGGACCAGCGGCGGCGAAACCAGCCGCTTGACCACGACGCCGCGCGGCGCGCGCGGCGGCAATGCCGACGCCGGAACGATCGAGATGCCGACATTGGCGCCGACGAAGTCGTAGAGCGTGCCGAACTGCTCGACGATGGTGCTGTGATTGAGCACGATGCCGTTCGTGGTCGCGACGCTGTCGATCTGCTTCCGCAGGCCCGAACCAGTCGGTAGCGAGACGAAGGCTTCGTTGCGCAACTCGCGGAGGCTCAGGGTGCTCTTGTGTCGCAGCGGATGGCGCGAAGGCAGGATCGCGAAGCAGGACTCTTCCACTGCGTCATCACTGACCACCTCCTGGCCCAGCGCGGTGACGTTGCCGACGCCAAAGTCGGCAAGGCCGCTGCGGACATCCTCATAGACCTCGCTGCCGAGGCCCTCGCGCAGGTGGATTTCGACGCCCGGATGCGCCTTCCGGTATTTCAGCACGGCCTCCGGCACCACGTGGTGGGTCAGTGACAACAGGCACGAGATGATCAGGCGTCCCTTGATCTGATCGCCGAGCGCACGGGCATTGTCGACCTGGGCGCCGAGATCGGCGAGCAGGCGCTGCGTCGATGCGGTGAATTCGCGGCCCGGTGCGGTCAGGATGACGTTGCGGGTCGAGCGCAGGAACAGCGAGACGCCGAGCTGCCGCTCGAGCTGAAGCACGAGGCGGCTGACCGCCGATTGCGTCATGCCGAGATCGGCCGCTGCCGCGGTGAAGCTACCATACACCGCAACCGAGTTGGCGGCGCGTAGATGTTTGAGGCTGACCTCGAACTGGCGTGGGCGACGCTGGCGCATCATTCATTCCATTTTGGCATCAATAATCCAGATCGGAAAATATTTGACCTATATGGCCGCGGCGTCAACGATGAAGACAACGACGGGGCGGTGAGCGGGAAGGGAATTCCGGATGACGGCGAGCCTGAACATGACGGCACAGGGCGCGCTCAGGGGTGTCCGCGTTCTCGATCTGACGCGCTTCTATTCCGGTCCGTTTGCGACCCTGATGCTAGCGGGCTTCGGTGCCGAGGTCATCCGCATCGATACCCCGGAGCAGGGCGATCCGACCATGACCGGGCCGCCGTTCCTCGGCAGGGACGGCGTCGCGCTCGAACGCAAGCACGACAGCGATCTCGGCCTCGCCTATCTGAAGCGCTGCCGCGACAAAAAGTCGATCACGCTGAACATGCGCTCGGCGGAGGGCATGGAGCTGTTCCATG
It includes:
- a CDS encoding LysR family transcriptional regulator — its product is MRQRRPRQFEVSLKHLRAANSVAVYGSFTAAAADLGMTQSAVSRLVLQLERQLGVSLFLRSTRNVILTAPGREFTASTQRLLADLGAQVDNARALGDQIKGRLIISCLLSLTHHVVPEAVLKYRKAHPGVEIHLREGLGSEVYEDVRSGLADFGVGNVTALGQEVVSDDAVEESCFAILPSRHPLRHKSTLSLRELRNEAFVSLPTGSGLRKQIDSVATTNGIVLNHSTIVEQFGTLYDFVGANVGISIVPASALPPRAPRGVVVKRLVSPPLVRKIGILRLKNRPLTPAATGFLDIFRPLFLSASRR
- a CDS encoding glycosyltransferase family 87 protein; amino-acid sequence: MSQKSGLEGHRLAFADDATRHLATPQDAVGPGAVTRRATSSQTSGTGAPVSALREADWLTADRVTAFTRVFLLLFIGCIAIIPWAAPTMDVGPDFAAFWTAAKLALEGRAGDAYGDTGRAAVAALFGQKTYAPFFYPPTSLLFWLPFALVSFATAAVIWIVATGAAYAAAVRAILKGGSVVPILAFPGVWVCALFGQNSLFSAALLGGSAVTLDRYPVIAGVLLGCFSYKPQVALLAPLVLILTRRWRALAAAAATTLVLVVAATACFGIEPWIKFIAVLPEASAWSLGGEPGFEKFASPYAAIRLAGGSSNTAWLVQVAAAAVAISVLILVLRKRPAGAAEIALMVAATALCVPSLGSYEVVILAIPGAWLIAQALAHGWLPYERIALAALYMTPFAMVPAGANGLQLAPLAAAALMALVARRIRHLPVFDAPAEIANH
- a CDS encoding inositol monophosphatase yields the protein MKLSHADALNVGNILAEVGRSEIMPRFRRVREIEVRTKTSAFDVVTEADELAEQAISAALLRAFPNAVVIGEEATSRDPAALDQVGTAELAFIIDPIDGTRNFTSSLPLFCTMVAATMRGEIVFGAIHDPVSNDTAFALRGEGAWLEMPDGRRHDLKVAPAVPVKQMDAVVGVNFLPEPLRTIVAGNLSGLAPVPGSDVPRTSIAWRRPAIAICCSTTS
- a CDS encoding inositol monophosphatase family protein, yielding MAASGHCHLLFYNKLMPWDHAAGWLLHREAGGYSAHFDGSPYKPVNLTGGLLCAPDEESWHAAQQAILTPAG